A genomic region of Zalophus californianus isolate mZalCal1 chromosome 1, mZalCal1.pri.v2, whole genome shotgun sequence contains the following coding sequences:
- the LOC118356352 gene encoding olfactory receptor 7A17-like, producing the protein MEADNDTGISEFLLLGLSEEPELQPIIFGLFLCMYLIIVLGNLLIILAVSSDSHLHTSMYFFLTSLSFTDICFTSTTIPKMLWNIQTQSQVITYAGCLTQMYFFILFGSWDDFLLTVMAYDRFVAICHPLHYTVIMNPRLCGLLVLVSWVISVLNSLLQSLTVLQLSFRTKVEIPHFFCELNQVVGQACSDTFLNDMVMYFGIVLLGGAPLAGILYSYSKIVSSIRRISSAQGKYKAFSTCASHLSIVSLFYCTILGVYLSSAAPQSSHSSAVASVMYTVVTPMLNPFIYTLRNRDIKRALKRITGVPVM; encoded by the coding sequence ATGGAAGCAGACAATGACACAGGAATTTCTgagtttcttcttctgggattatCAGAGGAACCAGAATTACAGCCCATCATATTTGGGCTTTTCCTCTGCATGTACCTAATCATTGTGCTGGGGAacctgctcatcatcctggccGTCAGCTCAGACTCCCATCTCCACACctccatgtacttcttcctcaccaGCCTGTCCTTTACAGACATCTgcttcacctccaccaccatccccaagaTGCTGTGGAACATCCAGACTCAGAGCCAAGTCATCACCTATGCTGGCTGCCTCACACAGATGTACTTTTTCATACTCTTTGGAAGTTGGGACGACTTTCTCCTGActgtgatggcctatgaccgcttCGTGGCCATCTGTCACCCCCTGCACTACACGGTCATCATGAACCCTCGGCTCTGTGGACTGCTGGTTCTGGTGTCCTGGGTCATCAGTGTTCTCAATTCCTTGTTACAGAGTTTAACGGTGTTGCAGCTGTCCTTCCGTACAAAGGTGGAAATCCCCCATTTTTTCTGTGAACTCAATCAAGTAGTTGGGCAGGCCTGTTCTGACACCTTCCTTAATGATATGGTTATGTATTTCGGGATTGTGCTGCTTGGTGGCGCTCCCCTGGCTGGGATTCTTTATTCCTACTCGAAGATTGTTTCCTCCATACGTAGGATATCCTCAGCTCAGGGCAAGTATAAAGCATTTTCCACCTGTGCATCTCACCTCTCCATTGTCTCCTTGTTTTATTGTACAATTCTAGGAGTGTACCttagctctgctgctccccagagctcccacTCAAGTGCAGTAGCCTCGGTGATGTACACGGTGGTGACGCCCATGCTGAACCCCTTCATCTACACCCTGAGGAACAGAGACATAAAGAGGGCTCTGAAAAGAATCACTGGGGTTCCAGTGATGTAA
- the LOC113912177 gene encoding olfactory receptor 7A17-like, which yields MEADNDTGISEFLLLGLSEEPELQPIIFGLFLCLYLITVLGNLLIILAVSSDSHLHTPMYFFLATLSFADICFTSTTVPKMLWNIQTQSQVITYAGCLTQIHFFIIFGAWDDFLLTVMAYDRFVAICHPLHYTVIMNPRLCGLLVLVSWVISVLNSLLHSLMVLRLSFHTKVEIPHFFCELNQVVGQACSDNFLNVMVMYFVIVLLGGASLAGILYSYSKIVSSIRRISSAQGKYKAFSTCASHLSVVSLFYCTILGVYLSSAAPQSSHSSAVASVMYMVVTPMLNPFIYTLRNRDIKRALKRITGVPVI from the coding sequence ATGGAAGCAGACAATGACACAGGAATTTCAgagtttcttcttctgggattatCAGAGGAACCAGAATTACAGCCCATCATATTTGGGCTTTTCCTCTGCCTGTACCTAATCACTGTGCTGGGGAacctgctcatcatcctggccGTCAGCTCAGACTCCcatctccacacccccatgtacttcttcctcgcCACCCTGTCCTTTGCAGACATCTGCTTCACCTCCACCACAGTCCCCAAGATGCTGTGGAACATCCAGACTCAGAGCCAAGTCATCACCTATGCCGGCTGCCTCACACAGATACACTTTTTCATAATCTTTGGAGCCTGGGACGACTTTCTCCTGActgtgatggcctatgaccgcttCGTGGCCATCTGTCACCCCCTGCACTACACGGTCATCATGAACCCTCGGCTCTGTGGACTGCTGGTTCTGGTGTCCTGGGTCATCAGTGTTCTCAATTCCTTGTTACATAGTTTAATGGTGTTGCGGCTGTCCTTCCATACAAAAGTGGAAATCCCCCATTTTTTCTGTGAACTCAATCAAGTAGTTGGGCAGGCCTGTTCCGACAACTTCCTTAATGTTATGGTTATGTATTTCGTAATTGTGCTGCTTGGTGGCGCTTCCCTGGCTGGGATTCTTTATTCCTACTCGAAGATTGTTTCCTCCATACGTAGGATATCCTCAGCTCAGGGCAAGTATAAAGCATTTTCCACCTGTGCATCTCACCTCTCCGTTGTCTCCTTGTTTTATTGTACAATTCTAGGAGTGTACCttagctctgctgctccccagagctcccacTCAAGTGCAGTAGCCTCGGTGATGTACATGGTGGTGACGCCCATGCTGAACCCCTTCATCTACACCCTGAGGAACAGAGACATAAAGAGGGCTCTGAAAAGAATCACTGGGGTTCCAGTGATATAA